CTCCACACGGTCCGATGAACCAAGCAACAACACTGCTTGTCAGTTGAACAGGACAATCAATGTGGGATTGTCACACAGACAGGTCCGGACACTACGGCCACACTTCGGGGTCAGCTGGACTGGGCAGCACAATTGCCACTGAACCGTATGGGACTCCCGTACCTGCACAACATGTCGACGAGCTCTCAACTTCTGCACGACTGCGGCAGAGTCGCCCCCGTTGACTATGGTCCCGTCGAATCTCACTGAATGAGTGAGAAGAGGAACCGGCCAGACTCATCCATGCTGACGTTGACTCTTGTGCCAATAGCGAGTCTGTCTCGACTCCGTGCAGACCCGATGCAGAGCGTGGCAGGACCATCGTCAAGCTCGACGAGAGCAAGGACAACCGGGGGCTCAAACCCCTCCGGGGGCATCTCCAAGACAGTGTAGCTCTGGACGACCCCAGACTCCCCTACGCGGACCTCACTCATCTTACCGCCATTCACTCCACAGTAGGGACAGATAGGCCTGGGTGGTATGACATACCTCAGACAGGACATGCATCTTGAAGCACGAATGCTCATTCCAGTTCGCACGTTTCGATGTGCAAGACCTCAAAAGGATTACCTCGACGATCTCGTCTTGAGGCTTGCCACCACGGACTTCAGATGCTTCTTGAGGAATGACTGGAAACGAGGGTCACTGGTCAAGGTGACAACGGTTGCATCCTGCGGGTTCTCAATGTCACCCTCAACGTCGATGGCCTCGCCGAGTTCCACTAGGTCTCTCTTGAGGACTTGCATGATGGAATGAGATGAGAATCCCTCCTTCTTGAGGATAGAGAGTATCTGACCTGCCGTCCCGCTACCTCCGACCTTCAACAGATACAGGACGATCAACCAGTGGTGCCAACTGAGTGTGTAGTTCTCAAGCTGACGCATCACTTCATTGAGGGGTCTTGTCAATTCAATACCTCCAGCTGCGGTGCACCTCACTTATCATCTGCTTCTCGCTCCGTGTCATCCTCATCGAGTGGCGGTTCAGTGATGTCGAATGCCTCCAGTGTCACGCTGCCCGTTT
This sequence is a window from Candidatus Thorarchaeota archaeon. Protein-coding genes within it:
- a CDS encoding OB-fold domain-containing protein, whose protein sequence is MSEVRVGESGVVQSYTVLEMPPEGFEPPVVLALVELDDGPATLCIGSARSRDRLAIGTRVNVSMDESGRFLFSLIQ